In one Cronobacter dublinensis subsp. dublinensis LMG 23823 genomic region, the following are encoded:
- the crtB gene encoding 15-cis-phytoene synthase CrtB: protein MSDKPLLTHATETIEAGSKSFATASKLFDADTRRSALMLYAWCRHCDDVTDGQVLGFRAPDAPADSPQARIALLRALTLEAYAGTPMTEPNFAAFQEVALRHQIPPSLALDHLEGFAMDVRDERYHTFDDTLRYCYHVAGVVGLMMARVMGVRDEAVLDRACDLGLAFQLTNIARDIVEDAAIGRCYLPDEWLMQEGLRRETLAAREHRPALARLAARLVDEAEPYYASARAGLAGLPLRSAWAIATAHGVYREIGVKVKRAGANAWETRQGTSKAEKLALLAKGAAMAVSSRGATSTPRPAALWQRPSAQDDRYAHATPPAA from the coding sequence ATGAGTGATAAACCGCTGCTGACGCACGCGACCGAAACCATTGAGGCGGGCTCAAAAAGCTTCGCCACCGCCTCGAAACTGTTCGACGCCGATACGCGCCGCAGCGCGCTGATGCTCTACGCCTGGTGCCGCCACTGCGATGACGTCACGGATGGTCAGGTGCTCGGCTTTCGCGCGCCGGACGCGCCCGCCGACAGCCCGCAGGCGCGCATCGCCCTGCTACGCGCGCTGACGCTTGAGGCTTACGCGGGTACGCCGATGACCGAGCCGAATTTTGCGGCATTCCAGGAAGTGGCGTTGCGCCACCAGATCCCGCCGTCGCTGGCGCTCGATCATCTGGAAGGCTTCGCGATGGACGTGCGCGACGAGCGCTATCACACCTTTGATGACACGCTGCGTTACTGCTATCACGTCGCGGGCGTGGTGGGGTTGATGATGGCGCGCGTGATGGGCGTGCGCGACGAGGCAGTGCTGGATCGCGCCTGCGATCTGGGCCTCGCGTTTCAGCTGACGAACATTGCGCGGGATATCGTTGAGGATGCCGCCATCGGGCGCTGTTATCTGCCGGATGAATGGCTGATGCAGGAAGGACTGCGCCGCGAGACGCTGGCGGCGCGCGAGCATCGGCCTGCCCTTGCGCGCCTTGCCGCCCGCCTGGTGGACGAAGCGGAGCCCTATTACGCCTCGGCGCGCGCCGGGCTTGCCGGGCTGCCGCTACGCAGCGCCTGGGCTATCGCCACCGCGCACGGGGTGTACCGGGAAATTGGCGTGAAGGTGAAGCGCGCAGGCGCGAACGCCTGGGAGACGCGCCAGGGCACCAGCAAAGCGGAGAAACTGGCCCTGCTGGCGAAAGGCGCGGCGATGGCGGTCAGCTCTCGCGGCGCGACCTCGACGCCCCGCCCTGCGGCGCTCTGGCAGCGTCCGTCCGCGCAGGACGACCGTTACGCTCACGCAACACCGCCTGCAGCTTAG
- a CDS encoding sterol desaturase family protein, with the protein MTVLYNVAIVLLTVAVMEIVATLTHKYVMHGWGWGWHLSHHTPRKGWFEVNDLYAVVFAGVAIALIALGAGGHWPLQWIGAGMTLYGALYFIVHDGLVHQRWPFRYVPRRGYLKRLYMAHRLHHAVRGREGCVSFGFLYAPPVAKLQAVLRERNGRPARTDAARAPQGGASRSRRES; encoded by the coding sequence ATGACTGTGCTGTATAACGTGGCGATCGTGTTGCTGACGGTCGCCGTTATGGAGATCGTGGCGACGCTGACGCACAAATATGTTATGCACGGCTGGGGATGGGGCTGGCATCTCTCCCACCACACGCCGCGTAAAGGCTGGTTTGAGGTCAACGATCTCTACGCCGTGGTGTTTGCTGGCGTGGCGATTGCGCTTATCGCGCTCGGCGCGGGCGGCCACTGGCCGCTACAGTGGATTGGCGCCGGGATGACGCTCTACGGCGCGCTTTACTTTATTGTGCATGACGGGCTGGTGCACCAGCGCTGGCCGTTTCGCTATGTGCCGCGCCGGGGCTATTTGAAGCGGCTCTATATGGCGCACCGGCTGCATCACGCGGTGCGCGGACGCGAAGGCTGCGTCTCTTTTGGTTTTCTCTACGCGCCGCCGGTCGCTAAGCTGCAGGCGGTGTTGCGTGAGCGTAACGGTCGTCCTGCGCGGACGGACGCTGCCAGAGCGCCGCAGGGCGGGGCGTCGAGGTCGCGCCGCGAGAGCTGA
- a CDS encoding methyl-accepting chemotaxis protein encodes MALVTSFGEKVNNLSVGKKLTSGFIIVLCIMLLIAGAGIYGFRQVDENARKETLTVSIVTALNEARINRTLFQLTSDEKYAELNANALRQVESQLASLSLFNMDTEGRTRFAAMQTNLQTYLKVRDKYIQTLRQRNTLAADLHQQWPSQFIDQASMFSEQADASPQAAMLAARLAAKAQQVQSVVDALVIRGDREILNQLNELLTSIDATASLLAASTRDAPLGWLPALADHTRLLHSSAALFVSAFAEQQTQSTTLSVAAGELNQTVSDFHEFRKMRMAKSISHVETLMLSGTLAGVLFGLIVAAFITRNITRPLRETLAVANRIAQGDLTVTVSSARRDEPGLLMQAVGTMNDSLKSIITRVRHGVDNVSRASSEIAAGNIDLSSRTEEQSAAVVQTAASMEELTSTVKETAGNAQQASMLAAQASTNADRGGKVVSEVVETMRTIQASSGKIADIISVINGIAFQTNILALNAAVEAARAGEQGRGFAVVAGEVRTLASRSATAAKEIGALITEANQRVENGAELVASAGVAMEDIVGSVAKVREIMDEIARACTEQSRGIAQIGQAMSEMDTTTQQNAALVEESSAAASSLEEQARELEQMVAVFNVGNGAPQRPAPVAAPVIVSDMPVPKKLAVAGAQGDWEHF; translated from the coding sequence ATGGCTTTAGTGACGTCGTTTGGCGAGAAAGTGAATAACCTCAGCGTCGGAAAAAAACTGACGTCAGGTTTTATTATTGTTTTGTGCATTATGCTGCTGATTGCTGGCGCCGGAATTTATGGCTTTCGCCAGGTGGATGAAAATGCCCGTAAGGAAACGCTGACCGTCAGTATCGTGACGGCCCTCAACGAGGCGCGTATTAACCGCACGCTGTTTCAGCTGACCAGCGATGAGAAGTATGCCGAACTCAACGCGAATGCGCTGCGTCAGGTAGAGTCGCAGCTCGCTTCGCTGTCGCTCTTTAACATGGATACCGAAGGGCGCACCCGGTTTGCGGCCATGCAGACGAACCTGCAAACCTATCTGAAAGTACGTGACAAATATATTCAGACGCTGCGTCAGCGCAACACGCTCGCCGCCGATCTGCATCAGCAGTGGCCGTCGCAGTTTATCGACCAGGCTTCCATGTTCAGCGAGCAAGCTGACGCCAGTCCGCAGGCGGCGATGCTGGCAGCCCGCCTCGCCGCGAAAGCGCAACAGGTGCAGAGTGTTGTCGACGCGCTGGTCATTCGCGGCGATCGCGAAATACTTAATCAACTCAACGAACTTCTGACGAGCATTGACGCGACCGCCTCGCTGCTGGCCGCCAGCACCCGCGATGCGCCGCTCGGCTGGTTGCCCGCGCTTGCCGATCACACCCGCCTGCTGCACAGCAGCGCCGCGCTGTTTGTTTCCGCTTTCGCGGAGCAGCAGACCCAGTCGACCACGCTCAGCGTCGCCGCAGGCGAGCTGAACCAGACGGTGAGCGACTTCCATGAGTTTCGTAAAATGCGCATGGCGAAATCCATTAGCCATGTCGAAACGCTGATGCTCAGCGGCACGCTGGCAGGCGTCCTGTTCGGGCTGATTGTCGCGGCGTTCATTACCCGCAATATCACCCGACCGCTGCGTGAAACCTTAGCGGTGGCGAATCGCATCGCGCAGGGCGATCTGACCGTGACCGTCTCCTCGGCGCGTCGCGACGAGCCGGGCCTCCTGATGCAGGCGGTCGGCACCATGAACGACAGTCTGAAGAGCATTATCACCCGCGTGCGTCACGGCGTGGATAACGTCTCGCGGGCGTCGTCGGAGATCGCCGCCGGGAATATTGACCTCTCCTCGCGCACCGAGGAGCAGTCCGCCGCGGTGGTGCAGACCGCCGCCAGCATGGAAGAGCTTACTTCTACCGTAAAAGAGACCGCAGGCAACGCCCAGCAGGCGAGCATGCTGGCCGCGCAGGCGTCCACCAATGCGGATCGGGGCGGGAAAGTGGTGAGTGAAGTGGTCGAGACGATGCGTACTATCCAGGCAAGCTCCGGGAAAATCGCCGACATCATCAGCGTCATTAACGGTATCGCCTTCCAGACCAATATTCTGGCGCTCAACGCCGCCGTGGAAGCGGCGCGCGCCGGTGAACAGGGCCGCGGGTTCGCCGTGGTCGCGGGCGAAGTACGCACGCTGGCAAGCCGCAGCGCCACCGCCGCGAAAGAGATAGGCGCGCTTATCACCGAGGCTAACCAGCGCGTGGAAAACGGCGCGGAACTGGTGGCGAGCGCGGGCGTGGCGATGGAAGATATCGTCGGCTCCGTCGCGAAAGTGCGCGAGATTATGGATGAGATTGCCCGCGCCTGTACCGAACAGAGCCGCGGCATCGCCCAGATAGGCCAGGCGATGTCGGAAATGGATACCACCACCCAGCAGAACGCCGCGCTGGTAGAAGAGTCATCCGCCGCCGCCTCGTCGCTTGAAGAGCAGGCGCGCGAACTGGAACAGATGGTCGCCGTGTTTAACGTCGGCAACGGCGCGCCGCAGCGTCCGGCACCTGTCGCTGCGCCGGTGATTGTCAGCGATATGCCCGTACCGAAAAAGCTCGCCGTCGCGGGCGCCCAGGGCGACTGGGAACACTTTTAA